In Romboutsia lituseburensis, a genomic segment contains:
- a CDS encoding (2,3-dihydroxybenzoyl)adenylate synthase, with product MNKHIINELEDKYDKLAWEKNTLSQALVDWEKKYSDKVAIVDDEKEFTYNKLLKDVNNYAAGLIKYGFEKGDKIVLQIPNSYEFVALSFAMFKIGVIPIMALPAHREIELKGIIKKSQAKAYIINNKYLGYDFLKLAKGLIDQLTNTLDVFVIGDCGKFKSIDILNDKNNIDEIKCNIDYKEIALLLLSGGTTGIPKLIPRRHTDYLYVAKKMAQKCKMNSDTVYLASLPISHNFPLGCPGLVGTLSVGGKVVMCKTTSPDEILPLIEEQRVSITGLVPAMAVMCADFIKDYDDYNLESLKVLQVGGSVLDSKTAKNISNTFGCKLQQIFGIAEGLICCTSLDDEDEIIYNCQGTPISDMDEVLIVDEDENEVEAENYGELIVRGPYTIHGYYNLEEVNKKCINKNGFFKTGDKARVLKNGNYQIAGRIKEMINRAGEKITPFELEDILLKNNYIKNVQVVGIKDNFLGERICVFILKDNNKELSLEEVRMFLVEKGVATFKLPDQILYVEDWPLTSVGKISKNKLKEIALENNLVEEVL from the coding sequence TTGAATAAGCATATAATTAATGAATTAGAGGATAAGTATGACAAATTAGCTTGGGAAAAAAATACTTTATCACAAGCGCTTGTTGATTGGGAGAAGAAGTATTCAGATAAAGTTGCAATTGTAGACGATGAAAAGGAATTTACTTATAACAAATTACTAAAGGATGTAAATAATTATGCAGCAGGATTAATAAAATATGGATTTGAAAAAGGGGATAAGATAGTTTTACAAATACCTAATTCTTACGAATTTGTAGCTTTATCATTTGCTATGTTTAAAATTGGTGTTATTCCAATTATGGCACTACCTGCACATAGAGAAATAGAGTTAAAAGGTATAATAAAAAAATCACAAGCAAAAGCGTATATTATTAACAATAAATATTTAGGATATGATTTTTTAAAACTAGCAAAAGGTTTAATAGATCAACTAACAAATACCTTAGATGTATTTGTTATAGGAGATTGTGGAAAGTTTAAATCTATTGATATTTTAAATGATAAAAATAATATAGATGAAATAAAATGTAATATTGATTATAAAGAAATAGCACTTTTATTACTATCTGGTGGAACAACTGGGATACCTAAATTAATACCTAGAAGACATACAGATTACCTTTATGTTGCTAAAAAAATGGCACAAAAGTGCAAAATGAACTCAGATACTGTTTATTTAGCATCTCTTCCAATATCACATAATTTTCCACTTGGTTGCCCAGGATTAGTAGGAACTTTATCAGTAGGTGGAAAGGTTGTAATGTGTAAAACTACTAGTCCTGATGAAATACTTCCTTTGATTGAAGAACAAAGAGTTAGTATAACAGGTTTAGTTCCAGCTATGGCAGTTATGTGTGCAGATTTTATAAAAGATTATGATGATTATAACTTAGAGTCATTAAAGGTTTTACAAGTTGGAGGGTCAGTTTTGGATTCGAAAACTGCGAAAAATATTTCAAACACATTTGGTTGCAAGTTACAACAAATATTTGGAATTGCAGAAGGATTAATATGTTGTACTTCATTAGATGATGAAGATGAGATAATTTATAATTGCCAAGGGACTCCTATTAGTGATATGGATGAAGTTCTTATAGTTGATGAAGATGAGAATGAAGTAGAAGCTGAAAATTATGGAGAGTTAATTGTAAGAGGACCTTATACTATTCATGGATACTACAATCTAGAAGAAGTAAACAAAAAGTGCATTAATAAAAATGGATTCTTTAAAACTGGTGATAAGGCTAGGGTATTAAAAAATGGAAATTACCAAATAGCTGGAAGAATAAAGGAAATGATTAATAGAGCAGGAGAGAAAATAACACCATTTGAACTGGAAGATATTTTATTAAAAAATAACTATATAAAAAATGTGCAAGTTGTTGGCATAAAAGATAATTTCTTAGGTGAAAGAATTTGTGTATTTATTTTAAAAGATAATAATAAGGAGTTATCATTAGAAGAAGTAAGAATGTTTTTAGTTGAAAAAGGGGTAGCTACATTTAAATTACCAGATCAAATTTTATATGTTGAAGATTGGCCACTAACTAGTGTAGGTAAAATTAGTAAAAATAAACTAAAAGAGATTGCTTTAGAAAACAACTTAGTTGAGGAGGTATTATAG
- a CDS encoding non-ribosomal peptide synthetase: protein MSNVDYKNEAKDFINSEACKLLNKTDISLKYNLIEMGISSIQVMKISSSLRKFGIIIPFAKLISNPTIEKWNELVDRSKLKKIKKYNKDTNKEYDEDSFALTDVQQAYWVGREDDQPLGGVSCHAYLEFDGENINPNKLEKAWNTIQNYHPMLRAKFLENGRQIIMNKPYSENIDIYDLTSLTKKDLEIELDKIREKISNRKLDVEKGQVAGLAISILPNNNSRVHIDIDLLVADVMSMSILIEDLSKAYNGEKFIHSESKTFKDYLLSRNESEKNEEDKAFWNEKIKTFSEEIRLPFVKKPELVHNPKFKRKSKIIEKNIWQKIKNKATSYKQTPSMFLLTCYALILERWCKQEQFLINIPLFNRSYNEDYTQNMVADFTNLLLLEFNKKDCNTFLQTIETINKTFVDNVNHSNYSGVLVQRDIFKLKGESYLVAPVVFACNIDTPLETKNSQKAFGKLNYMISQTPQVWLDFQSYINDEGLVLAWDFVEEIFPKELIDDMFSSLVELIYLLEKEDNWDINIDVLPKKQKKQREEDVNNILPLKYPEKLLYSEFVKKSIEYPNKSALVDGTNHTILTYSQLYNKSLKVATNLINNGVRKGDCIGIILKRGLSQIEGIIGILFAGATYIPIGHNQPKSRREKIYEQVGIKTILTDKEVEEENDLNADSVKIIYIDDNITGETLSKPIDIHPSSSAYIIMTSGSTGMPKGVEITHRSAVNTIDDINNKYNISKEDSILCVSAIDFDLSVYDIFGLLSVGGKLIILDDVNFKNPQVWISLIDKYNITIWDSVPILFDMLVTMAESYNKKLPIKVVMLSGDWIGLNLAERFYAISDNSVVVAMGGGTEASIWSNFLNVPTRIPKEWVSIPYGKALKNQVYKVVDENGRICPNWVSGELCIGGVGVSVGYKGDTGLTKRKFVKDGDITWYKTGDLGRIWDDGTIEFLGRIDNQVKIKGYRIEIGEIESLILEIEGINNCKVITNNKRNALYAFIIKDKTSLIDDSKIKDILISKLPSYMVPDNIIFIEKFLLNKNDKVDTKALMALVNTQKNTNKQVKQISSLEVEVLDIFKEVFENEKYNINSNFFEMGGDSLIAVKTLTLIKSKLGYELKISDIFNNTTVERLANVIYKNNENKKDFTEEEINIHKFKEKDWYKLTDIQHAYWVSRKGYFNNNKQTSNCYFEIESYNLNTEKLSKIINILIKNYKMLRAYVTEDGTKQMILDEVYYNVSEKDISSLVFKDKETYLKDKRKQLLSDIKDVSKWPTFTIEVTKLSFEKSIIHICFDNIFIDALSVGFILNRINELYLNINSVSKFKRSALLTDNLEKYEIDRIYWNNKLKDIYHAPKIAKIPDDKDSLEFKRLYHLFDISDYNNLKSLASNYNLTISNIILSAFSEILHIWSNNDKYTINITTIENTLDKYEFMGEVGDYTSTFLNSIIYEKEDSFYDRTKKIQKSMIKNMEHLSYSGVNVIRDLNKEYKNISMPIVYTSTIGVINNIDTKNIGDIVFSITQTPNVYLDCQVSFVEGRLMVNWDYLSSAFDKDDIENKFEMFIKLIDLIIKEKISDKKSVYELLKVNEVFEEGAI, encoded by the coding sequence GTGAGTAATGTAGACTATAAAAATGAAGCTAAGGATTTTATAAATAGTGAAGCTTGTAAATTATTAAATAAAACAGATATAAGTTTAAAATATAATTTAATAGAAATGGGAATTAGTTCTATTCAAGTTATGAAAATATCTAGTAGTCTTAGAAAATTTGGCATAATTATTCCTTTTGCTAAATTAATTTCAAATCCAACTATTGAAAAATGGAATGAATTAGTAGATAGGTCAAAGTTAAAAAAAATCAAAAAGTATAACAAAGACACTAATAAAGAATATGATGAAGATTCTTTTGCACTTACAGATGTGCAACAGGCTTATTGGGTAGGAAGGGAAGATGATCAACCCTTAGGAGGAGTTAGTTGCCATGCGTATTTAGAGTTTGATGGAGAAAATATTAATCCGAATAAATTAGAAAAAGCATGGAATACAATACAAAATTATCATCCTATGTTAAGAGCTAAATTTTTAGAAAATGGTAGACAAATTATAATGAATAAACCTTACTCAGAAAATATTGATATATATGATTTGACTTCACTTACAAAAAAAGATTTAGAAATTGAATTAGATAAAATAAGAGAAAAAATATCAAATAGAAAGCTTGATGTTGAAAAAGGTCAAGTAGCAGGATTAGCTATAAGTATTCTTCCTAATAATAATTCAAGAGTTCACATAGACATAGATTTATTAGTAGCTGATGTAATGAGTATGAGTATTTTAATAGAGGATTTATCAAAAGCGTATAATGGGGAAAAATTTATACATAGTGAAAGTAAAACCTTTAAAGACTATCTTTTATCAAGAAATGAATCTGAAAAAAATGAGGAAGATAAAGCCTTTTGGAATGAAAAGATAAAAACTTTTTCAGAAGAAATTAGACTACCTTTTGTAAAAAAACCAGAGTTGGTACATAATCCTAAATTTAAAAGAAAAAGTAAAATTATTGAAAAAAATATATGGCAAAAGATAAAAAATAAAGCGACATCTTATAAACAAACTCCATCCATGTTTTTACTTACATGCTATGCATTAATACTTGAAAGATGGTGCAAACAAGAACAGTTTTTAATAAATATTCCTTTGTTTAATAGAAGTTATAATGAAGACTATACACAAAATATGGTTGCAGACTTTACAAATTTATTATTATTAGAATTTAATAAAAAAGATTGTAATACATTCTTGCAAACAATAGAAACTATAAACAAAACTTTTGTTGATAATGTTAATCATTCTAATTATTCTGGAGTTTTAGTGCAAAGAGATATATTCAAATTAAAGGGTGAATCTTACTTGGTCGCACCTGTTGTATTTGCTTGCAATATAGACACGCCACTAGAAACTAAAAATTCACAAAAGGCTTTTGGCAAGTTAAATTATATGATATCTCAAACTCCACAAGTTTGGTTGGATTTCCAAAGTTATATAAATGATGAAGGTCTAGTATTAGCTTGGGATTTTGTTGAAGAAATTTTCCCAAAAGAACTTATTGACGACATGTTTAGCTCATTAGTAGAGTTAATATATTTATTAGAGAAAGAAGATAATTGGGATATAAATATAGACGTACTACCTAAAAAACAAAAAAAACAAAGAGAAGAGGATGTTAATAATATACTTCCATTGAAATATCCTGAAAAATTATTATATTCAGAATTTGTAAAAAAGTCCATAGAATATCCAAACAAAAGCGCTTTAGTAGATGGAACAAATCATACAATTTTGACTTATTCACAACTTTACAATAAATCTCTTAAGGTGGCTACTAACTTAATAAATAATGGAGTTAGAAAAGGCGATTGCATAGGAATTATTTTGAAAAGAGGGCTAAGCCAAATCGAAGGAATTATTGGAATATTATTTGCTGGAGCAACGTATATTCCAATTGGTCATAATCAACCAAAATCACGAAGAGAGAAAATATATGAACAAGTAGGGATAAAAACAATATTAACAGATAAAGAAGTAGAAGAAGAAAATGATTTAAATGCAGATAGCGTAAAAATTATATATATAGATGATAATATCACAGGGGAAACTTTAAGTAAACCTATTGATATACATCCAAGTAGTAGTGCATATATAATTATGACATCAGGATCAACAGGAATGCCAAAAGGAGTAGAAATAACTCATAGAAGTGCTGTAAATACAATTGATGATATTAATAATAAATATAATATATCTAAAGAAGATAGCATACTTTGTGTATCTGCTATAGATTTTGACCTTTCTGTGTATGATATATTTGGACTTTTATCAGTAGGAGGAAAACTAATAATCCTTGATGATGTAAATTTTAAAAATCCTCAGGTTTGGATAAGTTTAATAGATAAATACAATATAACTATATGGGATTCTGTACCAATTTTATTTGATATGTTAGTAACTATGGCAGAGTCTTATAATAAAAAACTCCCAATTAAAGTTGTTATGTTATCTGGAGATTGGATTGGATTAAATCTAGCAGAAAGATTTTATGCAATAAGTGATAATTCAGTAGTAGTTGCAATGGGAGGAGGAACAGAAGCATCTATATGGTCAAACTTTTTAAACGTTCCTACAAGAATACCTAAAGAATGGGTTTCAATACCTTATGGAAAAGCTTTGAAAAATCAAGTTTATAAAGTAGTAGATGAAAACGGAAGAATATGTCCAAATTGGGTTAGTGGAGAACTGTGCATAGGCGGAGTAGGGGTTTCAGTAGGTTACAAAGGAGATACTGGATTAACGAAAAGAAAGTTTGTAAAAGATGGAGATATAACTTGGTATAAAACAGGAGACTTAGGAAGAATATGGGATGATGGAACTATAGAATTTTTAGGAAGAATAGATAACCAAGTTAAAATAAAAGGATATAGGATAGAAATAGGAGAAATAGAATCTTTAATTTTAGAAATAGAAGGAATTAATAATTGTAAGGTTATTACAAATAATAAAAGAAATGCATTATATGCCTTTATTATAAAAGATAAAACTAGCTTAATAGATGATAGTAAAATAAAGGACATACTAATAAGTAAATTACCTAGCTACATGGTTCCAGACAATATTATTTTTATTGAAAAATTCCTATTAAATAAAAATGATAAAGTAGATACAAAGGCTCTTATGGCTTTAGTGAATACACAAAAAAATACAAATAAACAAGTAAAACAAATTTCTAGTTTAGAAGTTGAAGTTTTAGATATATTCAAAGAAGTTTTTGAAAATGAAAAATATAATATAAATTCTAATTTCTTTGAAATGGGAGGAGACTCTTTAATAGCGGTTAAGACGTTAACTTTGATAAAAAGCAAATTAGGATATGAATTAAAAATATCTGATATTTTTAACAATACAACAGTAGAAAGATTAGCAAATGTTATTTATAAAAATAATGAAAATAAAAAAGACTTTACTGAAGAAGAAATAAATATACATAAATTTAAAGAAAAAGATTGGTATAAGTTAACGGATATACAACATGCTTACTGGGTTAGTAGAAAGGGATATTTTAATAACAATAAACAAACTTCAAATTGTTACTTTGAAATAGAAAGTTATAATTTAAATACAGAAAAATTATCTAAAATTATAAATATACTTATAAAGAATTATAAAATGCTTAGAGCTTATGTTACAGAAGATGGAACAAAGCAAATGATTTTAGATGAAGTATATTATAATGTTTCAGAAAAAGATATATCAAGTTTAGTCTTTAAAGATAAAGAAACTTATTTAAAAGATAAAAGAAAACAATTACTATCAGATATAAAAGATGTCTCTAAATGGCCGACCTTTACAATAGAGGTAACGAAGTTATCTTTTGAAAAATCTATTATACATATATGCTTTGATAATATATTCATAGATGCACTAAGTGTAGGATTTATATTAAATAGAATAAATGAATTATATTTAAATATAAATAGTGTTAGTAAGTTTAAAAGAAGTGCGTTACTTACGGATAATCTAGAAAAATATGAAATAGATAGGATATATTGGAATAATAAACTTAAAGACATATATCATGCACCCAAAATAGCTAAAATACCAGACGATAAAGATAGTTTAGAATTTAAAAGATTATATCATTTATTTGATATAAGTGATTACAATAATTTAAAAAGCTTAGCAAGCAACTATAATCTCACAATATCTAATATAATCTTATCAGCATTTTCTGAAATACTTCATATTTGGTCAAATAATGATAAGTATACGATTAATATTACAACTATAGAAAATACATTAGATAAGTATGAATTTATGGGCGAGGTGGGAGATTATACATCAACATTTTTAAATAGTATAATTTATGAAAAAGAAGATAGTTTTTATGATAGAACTAAGAAAATTCAAAAATCTATGATAAAGAATATGGAACATTTAAGTTACAGTGGAGTAAATGTAATAAGAGATTTAAACAAAGAATATAAAAACATATCAATGCCAATTGTATACACAAGTACTATTGGAGTAATTAATAATATAGATACTAAAAATATTGGAGATATTGTATTTTCGATAACTCAAACTCCTAATGTATATTTAGATTGTCAAGTAAGTTTTGTAGAAGGAAGATTAATGGTAAATTGGGATTATTTATCTAGTGCTTTTGACAAAGATGATATAGAAAATAAGTTTGAAATGTTTATAAAATTAATTGATTTAATTATTAAAGAAAAAATTTCAGATAAAAAAAGTGTTTATGAATTATTAAAAGTTAATGAAGTGTTTGAAGAGGGGGCTATATGA
- a CDS encoding methyltransferase: MITKEYIESLEDRGIYLWEEENQLRYKAKKGSMKEDIKQKLSENKGEIIEFLKRNNMYGKCVANKVYSKEIFLENIKKYILENEQNIDKIGLANWIDCANNVSILDIFNTFYANGIFKYGKIYTQEDIIKTLNIDKMYNSLVKKWIETLLEKQIVEKEEDKYFLKDKLIINEISKDYWNDFEDVENRINYGREFFDYLKRCSENLLPVLQKKVNSVELLFPNGATDTAMGIYQNNKISKAFNGIASMSVKEFVKLNSNNKKTIKILEIGAGVGGTTSGVIEELEGMNYEYYFTDISNYFLNMAKEKYKKNENIKYELFDINKSLEGQVLKQDEFDIIICANVLHNAKDGNMAIQSISKLIKDNGIFVIIDEVSEPEFLLTSIDLNEGLSNFEDCRKENNEIFFTYNQWIEMFSKEKVDLLVDFPKENTELKKMGQKIFIGRFKEVNLINKHNESISFEGKLKKTKKDINNDNYCDSKIILQKDKNMEKNIKNIWIDILKVEELDVNDNFFEVGGDSLVITQLISKLWKEYSQTKNWDWSMFADTIMKNPTVSSLSLKIQELYEKDVKFNEKDIELLNLTKSVKKKKIILFHNGTGNINVYKNLIDEINNVNKGSYELYGINFNKEILIGSKNLIKELAINYANKLIEEFSGSNFELIGHCVGGSIALEVANILKNKNENVEKVFIISSYLNKQLIVDNLKENDLDKLFKSNFLMSLVFSQLVNDSLITKSGIDISSKYISDVVGIIRDKNNGEFLDEYIVDIKNEHENFYNLYKVYLNEKEKYSEESEMYCTFLKHFEATSKYIPEKYNGEVVFFKCIENVDNFIMEEEQYFSDDLFLWSKYLKGNIIFSYIGGNHINCIENFDVEKISGLLG; this comes from the coding sequence ATGATAACTAAAGAATATATTGAAAGTTTAGAAGATAGAGGAATATATTTATGGGAAGAAGAAAATCAACTTAGGTATAAAGCAAAAAAAGGAAGTATGAAAGAGGATATTAAGCAAAAACTTAGCGAAAATAAGGGAGAAATTATAGAATTTCTTAAAAGAAATAATATGTATGGCAAATGCGTAGCTAATAAAGTATATAGTAAGGAAATATTTTTAGAAAATATAAAAAAATATATTTTAGAAAATGAACAGAATATAGATAAAATAGGTTTAGCAAATTGGATAGATTGTGCAAATAATGTTTCTATATTAGATATTTTTAATACTTTTTATGCAAACGGTATATTTAAATATGGAAAAATATATACACAAGAAGATATTATAAAAACCTTAAACATAGATAAAATGTACAATAGCCTTGTTAAAAAATGGATAGAGACGCTTTTGGAGAAACAAATTGTAGAAAAAGAAGAAGATAAATATTTTCTAAAAGATAAATTAATTATAAATGAAATTTCTAAAGATTATTGGAATGACTTTGAAGATGTTGAAAATAGAATAAATTATGGAAGAGAGTTCTTTGATTATTTAAAAAGATGTAGTGAAAATTTACTTCCTGTTTTACAGAAAAAAGTTAACAGCGTAGAGTTACTTTTTCCAAATGGAGCTACCGATACGGCTATGGGAATTTATCAAAATAATAAAATAAGCAAAGCTTTTAATGGTATAGCAAGTATGTCAGTTAAAGAATTTGTAAAATTAAACTCAAATAATAAAAAAACTATCAAGATTTTAGAAATTGGAGCTGGTGTAGGAGGGACAACCTCTGGAGTAATAGAAGAATTAGAAGGTATGAACTATGAGTATTATTTTACTGATATATCAAACTACTTTTTAAATATGGCTAAGGAAAAATATAAAAAAAATGAAAATATTAAATATGAATTATTTGATATAAATAAATCTCTTGAAGGACAAGTATTAAAACAAGATGAATTTGATATTATAATTTGTGCTAATGTTTTACATAATGCAAAAGATGGAAATATGGCAATACAGAGTATAAGCAAATTAATAAAGGATAATGGAATATTTGTTATAATTGATGAGGTTAGCGAACCTGAATTTTTATTGACATCAATAGATTTAAATGAAGGATTAAGTAATTTTGAAGATTGTAGAAAAGAAAATAATGAGATATTTTTTACATACAATCAATGGATAGAGATGTTTTCAAAAGAGAAAGTAGATTTACTCGTTGATTTTCCAAAAGAAAATACTGAGTTAAAAAAGATGGGTCAAAAAATATTCATAGGTAGATTTAAAGAGGTAAATTTAATTAATAAACATAATGAATCTATATCTTTTGAAGGAAAACTTAAAAAAACAAAAAAAGATATAAATAATGATAATTATTGTGATAGCAAAATTATTTTACAAAAAGATAAAAACATGGAGAAAAACATAAAAAATATATGGATAGATATATTAAAAGTAGAAGAATTAGATGTTAATGATAATTTCTTTGAGGTTGGAGGAGATTCTCTAGTTATAACTCAGTTAATATCAAAGCTATGGAAAGAATATTCACAAACTAAAAATTGGGATTGGAGTATGTTTGCAGATACAATAATGAAAAATCCTACAGTAAGCAGCTTAAGTTTAAAAATACAAGAACTTTATGAAAAAGATGTAAAGTTTAATGAAAAAGATATAGAACTTTTAAATTTAACAAAATCAGTAAAAAAGAAAAAGATAATACTATTTCATAATGGAACAGGTAATATAAATGTATATAAAAATTTAATTGATGAAATTAATAATGTTAATAAAGGAAGTTATGAATTATATGGTATAAATTTTAACAAAGAAATTTTAATAGGTTCAAAGAATTTAATTAAAGAATTAGCAATTAATTATGCTAATAAATTAATTGAAGAATTTAGTGGTTCAAACTTTGAATTAATAGGACATTGTGTAGGAGGGAGTATCGCTTTAGAAGTAGCAAACATATTGAAAAATAAGAATGAAAATGTGGAAAAAGTATTTATAATAAGTTCTTACTTAAACAAACAATTAATAGTAGATAATTTAAAAGAAAATGATTTAGATAAGTTGTTTAAATCAAATTTTTTAATGAGCTTAGTATTTTCACAACTTGTTAATGATAGTCTAATAACAAAATCTGGAATTGATATAAGTTCAAAATACATATCAGATGTAGTAGGAATTATTAGAGATAAAAATAATGGTGAATTTTTAGATGAATATATAGTTGATATTAAAAATGAGCATGAAAATTTTTATAACTTGTATAAAGTATATTTAAATGAAAAAGAAAAATATAGCGAAGAAAGTGAAATGTATTGTACTTTCTTAAAACATTTTGAGGCTACATCAAAATACATTCCAGAAAAATATAATGGAGAAGTTGTGTTTTTTAAATGTATAGAAAATGTTGATAATTTCATTATGGAAGAAGAACAGTATTTTTCAGATGATTTATTTTTATGGAGCAAATACTTAAAAGGGAATATAATTTTTTCTTATATAGGTGGAAATCATATAAATTGCATAGAAAATTTTGATGTAGAAAAAATATCTGGTTTATTAGGGTGA
- a CDS encoding saccharopine dehydrogenase NADP-binding domain-containing protein, translated as MEKVIGIIGSTGLLGQSIINFMKDKYTLIGLDRIKTKEDKKLYKEYVFDLNCEEKLTDFIKECDIVVNCSGPSYFIKDKVLKICIKLEKDYIDPFGSLDLIKNSSYEKLNSRVLIWCGDYPGFTGIIPYWVKSEVLDSIDYLEINRGSNEKISASAVCDLLLSSNMNFGKANYYLDNNILTYNKSKIKKEYSRHIGKNLYIAEFINKEILEVSKKLKIKTAHFGNIFFDKKDIEFINEAYFEMSLSKKENLLSVSKSIANRFNINKTEESETLFIVRVCGIKKGYNRKREIIISSKKSYDVSAYIIKKCIDNIIDKKFEYGVYRPFEILNAKELVDNMLEVNIIDKIKVFDLFSNEANIYDIGSI; from the coding sequence ATGGAAAAAGTTATAGGTATAATAGGATCAACTGGATTACTTGGACAAAGTATAATTAATTTTATGAAAGATAAATATACTTTGATAGGACTTGACAGAATAAAAACGAAAGAAGATAAGAAACTTTATAAAGAGTATGTATTTGATTTAAATTGTGAAGAAAAATTAACAGATTTCATAAAAGAATGTGACATTGTTGTTAATTGCTCAGGACCTTCGTACTTTATAAAAGATAAGGTTTTAAAAATATGTATTAAATTAGAAAAAGACTATATAGACCCATTTGGAAGCCTAGATTTAATTAAAAATAGCTCGTATGAAAAATTAAATTCAAGAGTTTTAATTTGGTGCGGAGATTATCCAGGATTTACAGGTATAATTCCTTACTGGGTAAAATCAGAAGTACTGGATTCTATAGATTATTTAGAGATTAATAGAGGAAGTAATGAAAAAATATCTGCTTCAGCTGTGTGTGATTTACTACTTAGTAGTAATATGAATTTTGGAAAGGCAAATTACTATTTAGATAATAATATTCTAACTTACAATAAGTCTAAAATAAAAAAAGAGTATAGCCGACATATAGGGAAAAACTTATATATTGCAGAATTTATAAATAAAGAGATATTAGAAGTATCTAAAAAGCTTAAAATAAAAACAGCACATTTTGGTAATATATTCTTTGATAAAAAAGATATAGAATTTATAAATGAGGCTTATTTTGAAATGAGCTTATCTAAAAAAGAAAATTTATTAAGTGTGTCTAAAAGTATAGCGAATAGGTTTAACATAAATAAAACAGAAGAGAGCGAAACTTTATTTATAGTAAGAGTTTGTGGCATAAAAAAAGGTTATAATAGAAAACGAGAAATAATTATAAGTTCTAAAAAGAGTTATGATGTATCAGCTTATATTATAAAAAAATGTATAGATAACATAATCGATAAAAAGTTTGAATATGGAGTGTACAGACCTTTTGAAATATTAAATGCCAAAGAATTAGTTGATAATATGTTAGAAGTTAACATTATAGATAAAATTAAAGTATTTGATTTATTTTCAAATGAAGCAAATATATATGATATAGGAAGCATATAG
- a CDS encoding helix-turn-helix domain-containing protein, protein MIQKLYGEVIETVIDNENETVINIKNESGSGQIIVYKLFEGIHLIYNNLNLEYCSGSTIKFQNIIEINHCKFGRYECEFKKNKFEYISEGDLGIYLLDNKKYSKAFFPNRQYCGISILIDIDKIKDFDLFKSFGVDITKIYKKVKNSDLCKIIRANEQLNHIFYEVYTSNEENKFYYMRIKIIELLLFLGQIDYSTKSNKKYLTNYQVQKTKDIKNFIVSDITKHYKIDELAKLFNLSQTTIKKWFKEIYGIGIYTYLKNYRLQEAVRYLKESDYSMLEISNIIGYSNPSKFSCAFKQEYGYSPKEFKKHIQMDQLCPLGADNNYQMD, encoded by the coding sequence ATGATACAAAAACTGTATGGAGAAGTAATTGAAACCGTAATAGACAATGAAAATGAAACGGTAATAAATATAAAAAATGAGAGTGGTAGTGGACAAATAATAGTGTATAAGTTGTTTGAAGGGATACATTTAATATATAATAATCTAAATCTTGAATATTGTAGTGGAAGTACTATTAAATTTCAAAATATTATAGAAATAAATCATTGCAAGTTTGGCAGATATGAATGCGAATTTAAAAAAAATAAATTTGAATATATATCTGAAGGGGATTTGGGAATTTATTTACTAGATAATAAAAAATATTCTAAAGCATTTTTTCCAAATAGACAATATTGTGGAATTAGTATTTTAATAGATATAGATAAAATAAAAGACTTTGATTTATTTAAAAGCTTTGGAGTAGATATAACTAAAATTTATAAAAAAGTAAAGAACAGTGACTTATGTAAAATAATAAGGGCAAATGAGCAATTAAATCATATATTTTATGAAGTATACACATCTAATGAAGAAAACAAATTTTACTATATGAGAATAAAAATAATAGAATTATTACTTTTTTTAGGACAAATAGATTATAGTACTAAAAGTAATAAAAAGTATTTAACAAATTATCAAGTACAAAAAACTAAGGATATAAAAAATTTTATAGTAAGTGATATAACTAAACATTATAAAATAGATGAATTAGCAAAATTATTTAATTTATCACAAACTACTATAAAAAAATGGTTTAAGGAAATTTATGGAATAGGCATTTATACATATTTAAAAAATTATAGATTACAAGAAGCAGTTAGATATTTAAAGGAAAGTGACTACTCAATGCTTGAAATATCTAACATTATAGGTTACTCAAATCCTTCAAAATTTTCTTGTGCATTTAAGCAGGAATATGGATATTCTCCAAAAGAATTTAAAAAACATATCCAAATGGATCAGTTATGTCCTTTAGGAGCAGATAATAATTATCAAATGGATTAG